In one Diprion similis isolate iyDipSimi1 chromosome 6, iyDipSimi1.1, whole genome shotgun sequence genomic region, the following are encoded:
- the LOC124407339 gene encoding ATP-dependent RNA helicase Ddx1 isoform X2: protein MGVLPEIAKAVEDMDWMLPTDVQAEAIPLILGGGDVLMAAETGSGKTGAFCLPILQTVWETLKDIESGKATTSKASPQSSPHWTMSLFDRGRALAVTPDGLRCQSREQREWHGCRATKGVQGSGKFYYEATVTDEGLCRVGWSMPQANLDLGTDKFGFGFGGTGKKSNAKQFDNYGEPFGMHDVIGCLLDLTNAEIRFTKNGVDLGQAFSLNAQQKSSIFFPAVVLKNAEMAFNFGAQPFKHSPPEGYIAVSAAPKSCTRDNTVSGSSQSGVDNLKPSNNAPQTIIIEPSRELAEQTFNQIQKFKKHLDNPKVRELLLIGGVNVKEQISALNSGIDIVVGTPGRLEDLIQGGYLSLTHCRFFVLDEADGLLKQGYTELIDRLHRQIPKITCDGRRLQMIVCSATLHAFEVKKLADRLMHFPTWVDLKGEDAVPETVHHVVVMVDPQKDKSWQSLRTHIRTDGVHYRDNVKPGNNTAEALSEAVKTLKGEYCVRAIREHKMDRAIIFCRTKIDCDNLESYLKSIGSSEFTCVCLHGDRKPQERKANLEKFKRQEVKFLICTDVAARGLDITGLPFMINITLPDEKSNYVHRIGRVGRAERMGLAISLVSSVPEKVWYHGEWCSSRGRNCSNTNLTDQGGCCIWYNEPRYLGEIEDHLNVTIQQVGPDIKVPLNEFDGKVTYGEKKVNSGTGYQNHVAQMAPAVSQLAALESKAQLIYLKRHMSVGKSV from the exons ATGGGCGTACTGCCTGAGATAGCCAAGGCAGTTGAAGACATGGATTGGAT GTTGCCAACAGACGTTCAAGCTGAAGCGATTCCCCTCATTTTAGGAGGAGGAGATGTCTTGATGGCTGCAGAAACTGGTAGTGGTAAAACTGGTGCCTTCTGTTTACCAATCCTTCAAACTGTATGGGAAACTCTGAAGGATATCGAATCTGGAAAAGCAACTACCTCCAAAGCCAGTCCACAGTCCT CCCCACACTGGACAATGAGTTTATTTGATAGGGGCCGAGCACTTGCCGTTACTCCGGATGGTTTGCGATGTCAAAGTCGTGAACAACGAGAATGGCATGGCTGTCGTGCAACCAAAGGTGTCCAGGGTAGTGGGAAGTTTTATTATGAAGCTACTGTGACTGATGAAGGTCTTTGTCGTGTCGGATGGTCCATGCCACAG GCAAACTTGGATCTGGGAACCGATAAGTTTGGATTTGGTTTTGGTGGAACCGGTAAGAAGTCGAATGCCAAGCAGTTTGATAATTATGGAGAGCCGTTTGGAATGCATGATGTGATTGGCTGCCTGTTAGATTTGACCAATGCAGAAATTCGTTTTACTAAAAATGGCGTTGATTTGGGTCAAGCGTTTTCTTTGAATGCGCAACAAAAATCTTCCATATTCTTCCCTGCGGTTGTGttaaaaaatgctgaaatggCATTCAACTTTGGAGCTCAACCCTTCAAACACTCGCCACCCGAAGGCTACATCGCTGTTTCCGCTGCTCCAAAGTCTTGCACTCGAGACAATACTGTTTCCGGAAGTAGCCAAAGTGGTGTCGATAATTTGAAACCATCCAACAATGCTCCACAGACCATAATCATTGAACCGTCTCGTGAATTGGCTGAGCAAACTTTCAATCAGATACAAAAG tttaaGAAACATTTGGACAATCCAAAAGTACGGGAGCTCCTGTTGATTGGAGGAGTAAATGTCAAGGAACAGATTTCCGCATTGAATTCGGGGATTGATATTGTTGTGGGAACACCTGGCCGATTAGAAGACCTAATACAAGGTGGCTACTTGTCCTTGACTCATTGCAG ATTCTTCGTGCTCGATGAAGCTGATGGCTTATTAAAGCAAGGATACACCGAGCTGATTGATAGACTGCATCgacaaattccaaaaattacGTGTGATGGTAGAAGATTGCAGATGATTGTCTGTTCAGCCACTTTACACGCCTTTGAAGTTAAAAAACTTGCG GATCGTTTGATGCACTTCCCAACTTGGGTTGACCTCAAGGGTGAAGATGCAGTTCCAGAGACAGTGCATCATGTTGTAGTCATGGTGGACCCCCAAAAAGACAAATCCTGGCAGTCGTTGAGAACACACATTCGCACAGATGGAGTACATTACAGGGATAATGTCAAACCAGGAAATAATACCGCAG AGGCACTTTCCGAAGCTGTTAAAACTTTAAAAGGAGAATACTGTGTCAGGGCCATAAGAGAGCACAAGATGGACCGTGCTATTATTTTCTGCAGGACTAAAATTGATTGTGATAATTTGGAGTCTTATTTGAAGAGTATTGGCAGTAGTGAGTTTACATGTGTATGTCTTCACGGCGATCGTAAACCACAAGAGCGAAAAGCGAACTTGGAAAAATTCAAGCGTCAAGAAGTgaagtttttaatttgtacAGACGTCGCTGCCAGAGGATTAGACATTACCGGTCTGCCTTTCA TGATCAACATCACCCTACCAgacgaaaaatcaaattacgtACACCGAATCGGCAGAGTTGGTAGAGCGGAACGAATGGGTTTGGCTATTTCTTTGGTAAGCAGCGTACCGGAAAAAGTCTGGTATCACGGTGAATGGTGTTCCTCCAGAGGCAGGAATTGCAGCAACACAAATCTAACTGATCAAGGTGGCTGCTGTATCTGGTATAACGAGCCAAGA TACTTAGGAGAAATTGAAGATCATTTGAATGTGACAATTCAGCAAGTAGGTCCAGATATCAAGGTTCCTTTGAACGAGTTCGACGGTAAAGTTACTTACGGAGAAAAGAAGGTTAATAGCG GAACTGGATACCAAAACCATGTGGCCCAAATGGCTCCAGCCGTATCCCAATTGGCAGCACTGGAATCGAAAGCACAGCTTATTTATTTGAAGAGGCATATGAGTGTTGGAAAATCGGTTTAG
- the LOC124407344 gene encoding protein cornichon yields MAFGLAAFSYIVALIIDAFLIFFSIFHVIAFDELKTEYKNPIDQCNSLNPLVVPEYLLHVFFNVLFLIAGEWFSLILNLPLLVYHFLRFRNRPVMSELGLYDPTTIMNASDLTRCQREGWVKLAFYLLSFFYYLYGMISSLIQ; encoded by the exons ATGGCGTTCGGACTAGCTGCGTTTTCTTACATTGTTGCATTAATTATCGAcgcatttttaatattcttttcgATATTTCAC GTCATTGCCTTCGACGAATTAAAAACAGAGTACAAAAATCCAATCGATCAATGCAACAGTCTAAACCCG CTTGTCGTACCAGAGTACCTCCTGcacgttttttttaacgtcCTCTTCTTGATAGCCGGCGAATGGTTCTCCTTAATTTTGAACCTTCCTTTGCTCGTCTATCACTTCCTCAGGTTTCGCAACAGGCCTGTGATGTCTGAACTCGGTCTTTACGATCCTACAACTATAATGAACGCCTCTGACTTAACGAGATGTCAACGAGAAGGCTGGGTCAAACTGGCGTTTTAtcttttgtcgtttttttacTACCTTTACGG aatGATCAGCTCCCTCATTCAATGA
- the LOC124407342 gene encoding magnesium transporter NIPA2: MNQTLSNGIDKPYDTVGFYIGLGLAISSSIFIGGSFIIKKKALIRIQQQGSVRAGSGGFAYLKEWIWWAGLLSMGIGEAANFAAYAFAPASLVTPLGALSVLVAAVLASKFLNENLNLLGKIGCFLCVIGSTMIVLHAPKEEEIENLEVLLSKIQEPGFICYIVIIITASTFIVYQFESTHGRQNVVIYVLICSSIGSLTVMSCKGLGLALKETISGNTNELRNWLTWALLLTVILCVSVQMNYLNKALDLFNTGIVTPVYYVFFTTFVIMASAILFQEWRHMSATNILGSICGFSTVLVAIVLLNAFKDLDINYRSIQGILRPRRELVTPHDFRWEAREQAVLIGSHSESDQDNTYGTPSITRTV, translated from the exons ATGAATCAGACGTTATCCAATGGTATTGATAAACCGTATGACACCGTCGGATTCTACATTGGATTGGGTTTGGCCATAAGCTCCAGTATTTTTATAG GTGGAAGTTTCATTATCAAAAAGAAAGCTCTCATCCGGATACAACAACAGGGTTCGGTACGTGCTGGTTCAGGAGGATTTGCATACCTCAAGGAATGGATATGGTGGGCAGGTTTATTGTCTA tgGGAATTGGGGAAGCAGCAAATTTTGCCGCTTATGCTTTTGCTCCAGCATCTCTTGTCACACCTCTCGGGGCTCTTAGCGTCTTGGTTGCAGCTGTATTGGCATCTAAGTTCTTGAATGAAAACTTGAATCTGCTGGGAAAG attggGTGCTTCCTGTGTGTGATTGGTTCTACAATGATAGTACTTCACGCCCCAAAAGAGGAGGAGATCGAAAATCTTGAAGTCCTTctatcaaaaattcaagagcCTGGTTTCATATGTTACattgtgataataattacCGCTAGTACCTTTATAGTTTACCAATTCGAATCAACTCACGGTAGACAGAATGTCGTAATCTATGTGCTGATCTGCTCTTCTATTGGTTCTTTAACCGTGATGAGCTGCAAAGGTCTTGGTCTTGCATTGAAAGAAACTATTTCGGGGAACACAAACGAATTGAGAAACTGGCTTACTTGGGCCCTCCTACTCACTGTAATTTTATGCGTGAGTGTGCAAATGAACTACCTGAACAAGGCGCTAGACTTATTCAACACAGGGATAGTGACTCCCGTTTACTATGTATTCTTCACGACTTTCGTGATAATGGCGTCGGCGATACTCTTCCAGGAATGGAGGCACATGTCCGCAACTAATATCTTAGGCTCAATTTGCGGATTCTCCACTGTGCTTGTTGCCATTGTTTTATTAAATGCGTTCAAAGATTTGGATATCAATTATCGCAGTATTCAAGGAATTTTGAGGCCAAGGAGAGAGCTTGTCACCCCTCATGACTTTAGGTGGGAAGCGAGAGAGCAAGCCGTCCTCATTGGTAGCCACTCTGAATCTGATCAGGATAATACTTATGGAACTCCTAGTATTACCAGAACTGTGTGA
- the LOC124407345 gene encoding glia maturation factor beta codes for MSSNVKVCDIEDDVKEELKKFRFRKNENNAALILKVDRERQKICIDELLEDITIDELQDSLPGHQPRYIVYSYKMEHADGRLSYPMCFIYYTPRDSQMELQIMYAGTKLALQKEADLTRVYEVRELDELTEDWLKEKLSR; via the exons ATG TCTTCGAACGTGAAAGTCTGCGACATCGAAGATGATGTCAAAgaggaattgaaaaagtttagattCCGCAAGAACGAAAATAATGCTGCATTGATTC TTAAAGTGGACAGAGAGAGGCAGAAGATTTGCATTGACGAGCTACTAGAG GACATTACAATTGACGAGCTACAAGACTCGCTGCCCGGTCACCAACCAagatatatagtatatagttACAAAATGGAGCACGCGGATGGGAGACTGTCTTATCCGATGTGTTTTATCTATTACACTCCAAGAGATAGCCAAATGGAACTGCAGATTATGTACGCTGGGACAAAGTTAGCACTTCAAAAGGAAGCTGACCTCACTAGAGTCTACGAGGTACGAGAGTTGGACGAACTCACAGAAGACTGgcttaaagaaaaattgagcagATAA
- the LOC124407339 gene encoding ATP-dependent RNA helicase Ddx1 isoform X1, translating to MTAFEEMGVLPEIAKAVEDMDWMLPTDVQAEAIPLILGGGDVLMAAETGSGKTGAFCLPILQTVWETLKDIESGKATTSKASPQSSPHWTMSLFDRGRALAVTPDGLRCQSREQREWHGCRATKGVQGSGKFYYEATVTDEGLCRVGWSMPQANLDLGTDKFGFGFGGTGKKSNAKQFDNYGEPFGMHDVIGCLLDLTNAEIRFTKNGVDLGQAFSLNAQQKSSIFFPAVVLKNAEMAFNFGAQPFKHSPPEGYIAVSAAPKSCTRDNTVSGSSQSGVDNLKPSNNAPQTIIIEPSRELAEQTFNQIQKFKKHLDNPKVRELLLIGGVNVKEQISALNSGIDIVVGTPGRLEDLIQGGYLSLTHCRFFVLDEADGLLKQGYTELIDRLHRQIPKITCDGRRLQMIVCSATLHAFEVKKLADRLMHFPTWVDLKGEDAVPETVHHVVVMVDPQKDKSWQSLRTHIRTDGVHYRDNVKPGNNTAEALSEAVKTLKGEYCVRAIREHKMDRAIIFCRTKIDCDNLESYLKSIGSSEFTCVCLHGDRKPQERKANLEKFKRQEVKFLICTDVAARGLDITGLPFMINITLPDEKSNYVHRIGRVGRAERMGLAISLVSSVPEKVWYHGEWCSSRGRNCSNTNLTDQGGCCIWYNEPRYLGEIEDHLNVTIQQVGPDIKVPLNEFDGKVTYGEKKVNSGTGYQNHVAQMAPAVSQLAALESKAQLIYLKRHMSVGKSV from the exons atgaCAGCTTTTGAAG AAATGGGCGTACTGCCTGAGATAGCCAAGGCAGTTGAAGACATGGATTGGAT GTTGCCAACAGACGTTCAAGCTGAAGCGATTCCCCTCATTTTAGGAGGAGGAGATGTCTTGATGGCTGCAGAAACTGGTAGTGGTAAAACTGGTGCCTTCTGTTTACCAATCCTTCAAACTGTATGGGAAACTCTGAAGGATATCGAATCTGGAAAAGCAACTACCTCCAAAGCCAGTCCACAGTCCT CCCCACACTGGACAATGAGTTTATTTGATAGGGGCCGAGCACTTGCCGTTACTCCGGATGGTTTGCGATGTCAAAGTCGTGAACAACGAGAATGGCATGGCTGTCGTGCAACCAAAGGTGTCCAGGGTAGTGGGAAGTTTTATTATGAAGCTACTGTGACTGATGAAGGTCTTTGTCGTGTCGGATGGTCCATGCCACAG GCAAACTTGGATCTGGGAACCGATAAGTTTGGATTTGGTTTTGGTGGAACCGGTAAGAAGTCGAATGCCAAGCAGTTTGATAATTATGGAGAGCCGTTTGGAATGCATGATGTGATTGGCTGCCTGTTAGATTTGACCAATGCAGAAATTCGTTTTACTAAAAATGGCGTTGATTTGGGTCAAGCGTTTTCTTTGAATGCGCAACAAAAATCTTCCATATTCTTCCCTGCGGTTGTGttaaaaaatgctgaaatggCATTCAACTTTGGAGCTCAACCCTTCAAACACTCGCCACCCGAAGGCTACATCGCTGTTTCCGCTGCTCCAAAGTCTTGCACTCGAGACAATACTGTTTCCGGAAGTAGCCAAAGTGGTGTCGATAATTTGAAACCATCCAACAATGCTCCACAGACCATAATCATTGAACCGTCTCGTGAATTGGCTGAGCAAACTTTCAATCAGATACAAAAG tttaaGAAACATTTGGACAATCCAAAAGTACGGGAGCTCCTGTTGATTGGAGGAGTAAATGTCAAGGAACAGATTTCCGCATTGAATTCGGGGATTGATATTGTTGTGGGAACACCTGGCCGATTAGAAGACCTAATACAAGGTGGCTACTTGTCCTTGACTCATTGCAG ATTCTTCGTGCTCGATGAAGCTGATGGCTTATTAAAGCAAGGATACACCGAGCTGATTGATAGACTGCATCgacaaattccaaaaattacGTGTGATGGTAGAAGATTGCAGATGATTGTCTGTTCAGCCACTTTACACGCCTTTGAAGTTAAAAAACTTGCG GATCGTTTGATGCACTTCCCAACTTGGGTTGACCTCAAGGGTGAAGATGCAGTTCCAGAGACAGTGCATCATGTTGTAGTCATGGTGGACCCCCAAAAAGACAAATCCTGGCAGTCGTTGAGAACACACATTCGCACAGATGGAGTACATTACAGGGATAATGTCAAACCAGGAAATAATACCGCAG AGGCACTTTCCGAAGCTGTTAAAACTTTAAAAGGAGAATACTGTGTCAGGGCCATAAGAGAGCACAAGATGGACCGTGCTATTATTTTCTGCAGGACTAAAATTGATTGTGATAATTTGGAGTCTTATTTGAAGAGTATTGGCAGTAGTGAGTTTACATGTGTATGTCTTCACGGCGATCGTAAACCACAAGAGCGAAAAGCGAACTTGGAAAAATTCAAGCGTCAAGAAGTgaagtttttaatttgtacAGACGTCGCTGCCAGAGGATTAGACATTACCGGTCTGCCTTTCA TGATCAACATCACCCTACCAgacgaaaaatcaaattacgtACACCGAATCGGCAGAGTTGGTAGAGCGGAACGAATGGGTTTGGCTATTTCTTTGGTAAGCAGCGTACCGGAAAAAGTCTGGTATCACGGTGAATGGTGTTCCTCCAGAGGCAGGAATTGCAGCAACACAAATCTAACTGATCAAGGTGGCTGCTGTATCTGGTATAACGAGCCAAGA TACTTAGGAGAAATTGAAGATCATTTGAATGTGACAATTCAGCAAGTAGGTCCAGATATCAAGGTTCCTTTGAACGAGTTCGACGGTAAAGTTACTTACGGAGAAAAGAAGGTTAATAGCG GAACTGGATACCAAAACCATGTGGCCCAAATGGCTCCAGCCGTATCCCAATTGGCAGCACTGGAATCGAAAGCACAGCTTATTTATTTGAAGAGGCATATGAGTGTTGGAAAATCGGTTTAG